In Arcanobacterium wilhelmae, the following are encoded in one genomic region:
- a CDS encoding PD-(D/E)XK nuclease family protein, with the protein MPSRIFDILGVSTPEENAPTATTGIHPHSSDAFVGYLRRALDFPDEGLSQAARNALAQLAHSGVGSADPQSWVDQYKYSGGSHPSQVTVSPSRVEGALECPLKEFLNSAGARDQQDTIKAEIGTLIHSIAEAFPDGGAEQIRAEFERRWGELSVREDVAGRRLKASARKKLEMLIDYLNSARERLEGREVKTEASAFGELEGIRVSAQIDRLESEGGGNWRVVDFKTGDYLPAVSSAESNPQMLIYQWLVNSGAVKGEKRAHSIGAHLIRMSRNVSRYRDDTQREVGASGMKLAEEMIRTSAALLAGPHLEARVSDACHTCRYFFVCPAQGGKRVFE; encoded by the coding sequence ATGCCATCGAGAATATTCGACATCCTCGGTGTATCCACGCCTGAGGAGAATGCGCCAACGGCTACGACCGGTATTCATCCGCACTCATCGGACGCCTTTGTGGGCTACCTGCGTCGGGCGCTTGATTTCCCAGACGAGGGCCTTTCCCAGGCCGCGCGCAATGCACTTGCTCAACTTGCCCATTCCGGCGTCGGGAGCGCCGATCCGCAATCCTGGGTGGATCAGTATAAGTACTCTGGGGGCTCGCACCCCTCACAAGTGACTGTGTCGCCCTCGCGCGTGGAAGGAGCGCTCGAGTGCCCGCTGAAAGAATTCCTGAACTCCGCTGGTGCCCGCGATCAGCAAGACACCATAAAAGCCGAAATCGGAACACTGATCCATTCGATCGCTGAAGCATTCCCCGACGGCGGGGCCGAACAGATCCGAGCGGAGTTCGAACGCCGATGGGGAGAACTATCGGTGCGAGAGGACGTGGCAGGCCGTCGTTTGAAAGCGTCAGCCCGGAAAAAACTCGAGATGCTCATCGATTACTTAAACTCGGCGCGCGAACGGCTGGAGGGGCGAGAAGTCAAAACTGAAGCTTCGGCTTTTGGGGAGCTGGAGGGGATCCGCGTCTCTGCCCAGATTGATCGTTTGGAAAGTGAAGGTGGTGGCAATTGGCGTGTCGTGGATTTCAAGACCGGCGATTATCTCCCTGCTGTCAGCTCGGCGGAATCGAATCCGCAGATGCTGATCTATCAGTGGCTGGTCAACAGCGGTGCGGTGAAAGGTGAAAAGCGTGCTCATTCGATTGGCGCCCACCTCATCCGCATGTCTCGAAACGTTAGTCGATACCGCGACGACACTCAAAGAGAAGTTGGTGCGAGCGGGATGAAACTCGCCGAGGAGATGATCCGTACTTCGGCGGCCTTGCTGGCTGGGCCCCACCTCGAAGCACGCGTTTCCGATGCGTGCCACACTTGCCGATACTTCTTCGTGTGCCCTGCACAGGGCGGAAAGCGAGTCTTTGAATGA